A region from the Amycolatopsis camponoti genome encodes:
- the panC gene encoding pantoate--beta-alanine ligase — translation MTTPKFSRGTLNTFASPEQMSQVSKALHGVGRKLALVPTMGALHAGHRELIRRAKRLPNNVVATSIFVNPLQFGEGEDFEAYPRPLDADLAVLTEDGVEIAFTPSADALYGEGAVVTVHPGPLGDELEGLVRPGHFAGVLTVVAKLFNLLRPDYALFGEKDYQQLVLIKRMVRDLNIDTHVMGVPTVRERGGLALSSRNVYLTPEQREDAVVLSAALTAGAFVGRDGADAVLETAWKTLAARPAVEVDYLELRGTDLGPAPVDGEARLLIAARVGSTRLIDNVPVLLGASVDHPAQPERDAGE, via the coding sequence GTGACCACACCGAAATTCAGCCGCGGCACGCTGAACACGTTCGCGTCGCCCGAGCAGATGAGCCAGGTCAGCAAGGCCCTGCACGGCGTCGGCCGCAAGCTGGCGCTCGTGCCGACCATGGGCGCGCTGCACGCCGGGCACCGCGAGCTGATCCGCCGCGCGAAGCGGCTGCCGAACAACGTCGTGGCGACCTCGATCTTCGTCAACCCGCTGCAGTTCGGCGAGGGCGAGGACTTCGAGGCGTACCCGCGGCCGCTCGACGCCGATCTGGCCGTGCTGACCGAGGACGGCGTCGAAATCGCGTTCACGCCCAGCGCCGACGCCCTCTACGGCGAAGGCGCCGTCGTGACCGTGCACCCGGGCCCGCTCGGAGACGAGCTGGAGGGCCTTGTCCGGCCCGGCCACTTCGCCGGCGTGCTCACCGTCGTGGCGAAGCTGTTCAACCTGCTTCGCCCGGACTACGCGCTCTTCGGTGAGAAGGACTACCAGCAGCTGGTCCTGATCAAGCGGATGGTGCGCGACCTGAACATCGACACGCACGTCATGGGCGTGCCGACGGTGCGGGAGCGCGGCGGGCTGGCGCTGTCGTCGCGCAACGTCTATCTGACGCCCGAACAGCGTGAAGACGCCGTCGTCCTGTCGGCCGCCCTCACCGCGGGGGCGTTCGTCGGGCGCGACGGTGCCGACGCGGTCCTCGAGACCGCGTGGAAGACCCTGGCCGCGCGGCCCGCGGTCGAGGTGGATTACCTGGAGTTGAGGGGAACCGACCTCGGGCCCGCGCCCGTCGACGGTGAGGCACGACTGTTGATCGCGGCCCGGGTGGGGAGTACCCGGCTGATCGACAACGTTCCGGTGTTGCTCGGTGCTTCGGTAGATCACCCAGCGCAGCCGGAGCGGGACGCAGGGGAATAG
- the lysS gene encoding lysine--tRNA ligase: MTEKPPPTSEPAEDELPEQMRVRREKRDRILAEGIDPYPVEVPRTHSLAEVRAAHEGLPVDTATGETVGVTGRVMFLRNTGKLCFASLREGDGTELQAMISLAKVGEDALAAWKSDVDLGDHVFVQGEVITSKRGELSVMADAWRITSKALRPLPNAFKDLAEETRIRQRYVDLIMRPRARDVVRTRAGVVRSLRESFHRRGFTEVETPMLQTLHGGAAARPFVTHSNAFDMELFLRIAPELYLKRCVVGGIEKVFEINRNFRNEGSDSSHSPEFAMLEYYEAYATYDTNAVMTRELIQEAAQAVLDTQVITLPDGSEYDLSGEWTTLGMYESLSDSLGEEVTPETPAAKLHGFAQARGLEVDPKLGHGKLVEELWEHLVGDHLHAPTFVRDFPLETSPLTRQHRSRAGVAEKWDLYVRGFELATGYSELVDPVVERERLTEQSLLAAQGDSEAMRLDEDFLRALEYGMPPSGGVGMGIDRLLMALTGLGIRETILFPLVRPE, translated from the coding sequence ATGACCGAAAAGCCCCCTCCCACCAGCGAGCCCGCCGAAGACGAACTGCCCGAGCAGATGCGGGTGCGCCGGGAGAAGCGCGACCGGATCCTCGCGGAGGGTATCGATCCCTACCCGGTCGAGGTACCCCGCACGCACTCGCTGGCCGAGGTGCGCGCCGCGCATGAAGGGCTGCCCGTCGACACCGCCACCGGCGAGACCGTGGGCGTCACCGGCCGGGTGATGTTCCTGCGCAACACGGGCAAGCTGTGCTTCGCCAGCCTCCGCGAGGGTGACGGCACCGAGCTGCAGGCCATGATCAGCCTGGCGAAGGTCGGCGAGGACGCGCTGGCCGCGTGGAAGTCCGACGTCGACCTCGGCGACCACGTGTTCGTGCAGGGTGAGGTCATCACGTCCAAGCGCGGCGAGCTGTCCGTGATGGCCGACGCCTGGCGCATCACGTCGAAGGCGCTGCGCCCGCTGCCGAACGCCTTCAAGGACCTGGCCGAGGAGACGCGGATCCGCCAGCGCTACGTCGACCTCATCATGCGCCCGCGCGCGCGGGACGTCGTGCGCACGCGCGCCGGCGTGGTCCGTTCGCTGCGGGAGTCGTTCCACCGCCGCGGGTTCACCGAGGTCGAGACGCCGATGCTGCAGACGCTGCACGGCGGCGCCGCGGCCCGCCCGTTCGTCACGCACTCGAACGCGTTCGACATGGAGCTCTTCCTGCGGATCGCGCCGGAGCTCTACCTCAAGCGCTGCGTCGTCGGCGGCATCGAGAAGGTCTTCGAGATCAACCGCAACTTCCGGAACGAGGGCAGCGACTCCTCGCACTCGCCGGAGTTCGCGATGCTCGAGTACTACGAGGCCTACGCCACTTACGACACGAATGCGGTGATGACGCGGGAGCTGATCCAGGAGGCCGCGCAAGCGGTGCTGGACACCCAGGTCATCACCCTGCCCGACGGTTCGGAGTACGACCTGTCCGGCGAATGGACCACACTCGGAATGTACGAGTCGTTGTCCGATTCCCTCGGCGAAGAGGTGACGCCGGAGACGCCCGCCGCCAAACTGCACGGATTCGCGCAGGCCAGGGGCCTGGAAGTGGATCCGAAGCTGGGTCACGGGAAGCTGGTCGAGGAACTGTGGGAGCACCTCGTCGGAGATCACCTGCACGCTCCCACGTTTGTCCGTGATTTTCCGCTGGAGACGTCCCCATTGACGAGGCAGCACCGCTCGCGGGCCGGGGTGGCCGAGAAGTGGGACCTCTACGTGCGCGGATTCGAACTCGCCACCGGATACTCCGAGCTGGTCGATCCGGTCGTCGAACGGGAACGGCTCACCGAACAGTCGCTGCTGGCCGCGCAGGGCGATAGCGAAGCCATGCGCCTCGACGAGGATTTCCTGAGGGCCCTGGAGTACGGAATGCCGCCGAGCGGTGGCGTCGGAATGGGGATCGACCGGCTCCTCATGGCGCTGACCGGTCTCGGTATCCGGGAGACGATCCTCTTCCCGCTCGTGCGTCCCGAATAA
- a CDS encoding TIGR03086 family metal-binding protein — protein MTAELMRPAAAEFLRVAHAVADLSAPTPCAGYDVRGLLNHLLYWGPWLVAAGRREEPPSPSAAEVVTEDWRAALEKQTETLVDVFGTPSAWTGMTALGTTRLPAPVVGDMVLGEFVLHGWDLARASGQELRCAPEAATAVYESAVAMGEQARSMGVYGPAVAVPADAPVLERALGASGRDPRWTRSR, from the coding sequence ATGACTGCCGAGCTGATGCGGCCCGCCGCGGCCGAGTTCCTGCGGGTCGCCCACGCCGTGGCCGACCTGTCCGCCCCGACGCCGTGCGCCGGCTACGACGTCCGCGGGCTGCTGAACCACCTTCTGTATTGGGGCCCGTGGCTGGTCGCCGCGGGACGCCGCGAGGAGCCGCCATCTCCGTCGGCGGCCGAAGTCGTCACCGAGGATTGGCGGGCGGCGCTGGAGAAGCAGACGGAGACGCTCGTGGACGTGTTCGGGACGCCATCGGCGTGGACGGGCATGACGGCGCTGGGGACGACCCGCCTCCCGGCGCCGGTGGTCGGCGACATGGTGCTGGGCGAATTCGTTCTGCACGGCTGGGACCTGGCCCGGGCGAGCGGCCAGGAGCTCCGCTGCGCCCCCGAGGCGGCGACGGCGGTGTACGAGTCCGCGGTGGCCATGGGCGAGCAGGCGCGCTCGATGGGGGTCTACGGGCCGGCGGTGGCGGTACCCGCGGACGCCCCGGTGCTGGAGCGGGCGCTGGGGGCCTCGGGGCGGGACCCGCGGTGGACGCGCTCTCGCTGA
- a CDS encoding ATP-dependent Clp protease ATP-binding subunit → MFERFTDRARRVVVLAQEEARMLNHNYIGTEHILLGLIHEGEGVAAKALESLGIALEGVRQQVEEIIGQGQQAPSGHIPFTPRAKKVLELSLREALQLGHNYIGTEHILLGLIREGEGVAAQVLVKLGADLNRVRQQVLQLLSGYQGKESTETGSGGRGEGTPSSSLVLDQFGRNMTVLAREGKLDPVIGRGKEIERVMQVLSRRTKNNPVLIGEPGVGKTAVVEGLAQSIVKGEVPETLKDKQLYTLDLGSLVAGSRYRGDFEERLKKVLKEIKTRGDIILFIDELHTLVGAGAAEGAIDAASILKPMLARGELQTIGATTLEEYRKYIEKDAALERRFQPIQVGEPSLEHTIEILKGLRDRYEAHHRVSITDSALVAAATLADRYINDRFLPDKAIDLIDEAGARMRIRRMTAPPDLREFDEKIANVRRDKESAIDAQDFERAARLRDEEKTLLGQKGEREKQWKDGDLDVVAEVDDEQIAEVLANWTGIPVFKLTEEETTRLLRMEDELHKRIIGQEDAVKAVSQAIRRTRAGLKDPKRPSGSFIFAGPSGVGKTELSKALAAFLFGEDDALIQIDMGEFHDRYTASRLFGAPPGYVGYEEGGQLTEKVRRKPFSVVLFDEIEKAHQEIYNTLLQVLEDGRLTDGQGRTVDFKNTVLIFTSNLGTSDISKSVSLGFAGSNDTGTRYEKMKQKVNEEMKKHFRPEFLNRIDDIIVFHQLTQDQIIMMVDLMIGRVEKQLKAKDMELELTAKAKALLAKRGFDPVLGARPLRRTIQREIEDQLSEKILFGEVEPSQIILVDVEGWSGNPEDKDDQARFTFRGERKPSSVPDAPPVSIGAGHEEQGGEAENE, encoded by the coding sequence ATGTTTGAGAGGTTCACCGACCGCGCGAGGCGGGTGGTCGTCCTGGCTCAAGAAGAGGCCAGGATGCTCAACCACAACTACATCGGCACCGAGCACATCCTCCTGGGTCTGATCCACGAGGGTGAGGGTGTCGCCGCCAAGGCGCTGGAGTCGCTGGGCATCGCCCTGGAGGGCGTGCGCCAGCAGGTCGAAGAGATCATCGGCCAGGGCCAGCAGGCGCCGAGCGGGCACATCCCGTTCACGCCGCGGGCGAAGAAGGTGCTGGAGCTGTCGCTGCGCGAAGCGCTGCAGCTCGGCCACAACTACATCGGTACCGAGCACATCCTGCTGGGCCTGATCCGCGAGGGCGAAGGCGTCGCCGCGCAGGTGCTGGTCAAGCTGGGTGCGGACCTGAACCGCGTCCGCCAGCAGGTGCTGCAGCTGCTCTCGGGCTACCAGGGCAAGGAGTCCACCGAAACCGGTTCCGGCGGCCGTGGTGAAGGCACCCCGTCGTCGTCGCTGGTGCTGGACCAGTTCGGCCGCAACATGACCGTGCTCGCCCGCGAGGGCAAGCTCGACCCGGTCATCGGGCGCGGCAAGGAGATCGAGCGGGTCATGCAGGTCCTGTCCCGCCGGACCAAGAACAACCCGGTGCTCATCGGCGAGCCCGGCGTCGGCAAGACCGCCGTCGTCGAGGGTCTCGCGCAGAGCATCGTCAAGGGCGAGGTGCCCGAGACGCTCAAGGACAAGCAGCTCTACACGCTGGACCTGGGCTCCCTGGTCGCCGGCTCCCGCTACCGCGGTGACTTCGAAGAGCGCCTGAAGAAGGTGCTCAAGGAGATCAAGACCCGCGGCGACATCATCCTGTTCATCGACGAGCTGCACACGCTGGTCGGGGCGGGTGCCGCCGAGGGTGCGATCGACGCGGCTTCGATCCTGAAGCCGATGCTCGCCCGCGGTGAGCTGCAGACGATCGGCGCGACCACGCTCGAGGAGTACCGCAAGTACATCGAGAAGGACGCCGCCCTCGAGCGCCGGTTCCAGCCGATCCAGGTCGGCGAGCCGTCGCTGGAGCACACGATCGAGATCCTCAAGGGCCTGCGCGACCGGTACGAGGCGCACCACCGCGTCTCGATCACCGACTCGGCGCTGGTCGCCGCCGCGACCCTGGCGGACCGGTACATCAACGACCGGTTCCTCCCGGACAAGGCGATCGACCTGATCGACGAGGCCGGCGCCCGGATGCGCATCCGCCGGATGACCGCGCCGCCGGACCTGCGCGAGTTCGACGAGAAGATCGCGAACGTCCGCCGCGACAAGGAGTCCGCGATCGACGCGCAGGACTTCGAGCGGGCCGCCCGCCTGCGTGACGAGGAGAAGACCCTCCTCGGCCAGAAGGGCGAGCGGGAGAAGCAGTGGAAGGACGGCGACCTCGACGTCGTCGCCGAGGTCGACGACGAGCAGATCGCGGAGGTGCTGGCCAACTGGACCGGTATCCCGGTGTTCAAGCTGACCGAGGAGGAGACCACCCGGCTGCTGCGCATGGAGGACGAGCTCCACAAGCGCATCATCGGCCAGGAGGACGCGGTCAAGGCCGTCTCGCAGGCGATCCGCCGTACGCGTGCCGGTCTGAAGGACCCGAAGCGCCCGTCGGGCTCGTTCATCTTCGCCGGCCCGTCCGGTGTCGGTAAGACCGAGCTGTCGAAGGCGCTGGCGGCGTTCCTGTTCGGCGAGGACGACGCGCTCATCCAGATCGACATGGGCGAGTTCCACGACCGCTACACCGCGTCGCGGCTCTTCGGTGCCCCTCCGGGCTACGTGGGCTACGAAGAGGGTGGCCAGCTGACGGAGAAGGTGCGTCGCAAGCCGTTCTCGGTGGTCCTGTTCGACGAGATCGAGAAGGCGCACCAGGAGATCTACAACACGCTGCTGCAGGTGCTGGAAGACGGCCGCCTGACCGATGGTCAGGGTCGCACGGTCGACTTCAAGAACACGGTCCTCATCTTCACGTCCAACCTGGGCACGTCGGACATCTCGAAGTCCGTCTCGCTCGGGTTCGCCGGGTCCAACGACACCGGCACCCGGTACGAGAAGATGAAGCAGAAGGTCAACGAGGAAATGAAGAAGCATTTCCGCCCGGAGTTCCTGAACCGGATCGATGACATCATCGTGTTCCACCAGCTGACGCAGGACCAGATCATCATGATGGTCGACCTGATGATCGGCCGCGTGGAGAAGCAGCTCAAGGCCAAGGACATGGAGCTGGAGCTGACGGCGAAGGCCAAGGCCCTGCTGGCCAAGCGCGGCTTCGACCCGGTGCTGGGCGCGCGGCCGCTGCGTCGCACGATTCAGCGCGAGATCGAGGACCAGCTGTCGGAGAAGATCCTCTTCGGCGAGGTCGAGCCCAGCCAGATCATCCTGGTCGACGTCGAGGGCTGGAGCGGCAACCCCGAGGACAAGGACGACCAGGCCCGGTTCACCTTCCGCGGTGAGCGCAAGCCGTCGTCGGTCCCGGACGCCCCGCCGGTCAGCATCGGCGCGGGCCACGAAGAGCAGGGCGGCGAAGCCGAGAACGAGTGA
- a CDS encoding histone-like nucleoid-structuring protein Lsr2, translating into MAQKVLVSLVDDLDGSEAEETVEFGLDGVSYQIDLSSDNAEELRDALAQYVEHARRAGGRKRASVRPVAGKGSARPAAVDREQNQAIRSWARKNGYAVSDRGRIPSEVVEAYHKKN; encoded by the coding sequence ATGGCACAGAAGGTGCTCGTCTCGCTGGTCGACGACCTCGACGGCAGTGAGGCGGAAGAGACCGTCGAGTTCGGTTTGGACGGCGTGAGCTACCAGATCGACCTCTCCTCGGATAACGCCGAGGAGCTGCGGGACGCCCTCGCCCAGTATGTCGAGCACGCGCGTCGCGCGGGTGGCCGCAAGCGCGCTTCGGTTCGCCCGGTCGCGGGCAAGGGCTCGGCCCGGCCGGCCGCTGTCGACCGTGAGCAGAACCAGGCCATTCGGTCGTGGGCGCGCAAGAACGGTTACGCCGTTTCGGACCGGGGCCGGATCCCGTCCGAGGTCGTCGAGGCGTACCACAAGAAGAACTGA
- a CDS encoding DUF6640 family protein, with the protein MSRKSLGRTLISLVSLVTAVGPYRADWNETHVKNPAWPPHAKFHNGQTMSLGLALGTTSLWQLWRRPTRESLDAGAVLASLYWLTQISALAYPGSKAVDPPGTAKFPQAVVAFPALGITALGYLLERRRLARD; encoded by the coding sequence ATGAGCAGGAAATCACTGGGGCGGACCCTGATCTCGCTGGTGTCATTGGTGACGGCCGTGGGCCCGTACCGCGCCGACTGGAACGAAACGCACGTCAAGAACCCCGCTTGGCCACCGCACGCGAAGTTCCACAACGGCCAGACGATGAGCCTCGGGCTCGCGCTCGGGACCACCAGCCTCTGGCAGCTGTGGCGCCGCCCGACCCGGGAGAGCCTCGACGCGGGGGCGGTCCTGGCATCCCTGTACTGGCTGACGCAGATCTCCGCGCTGGCCTATCCGGGTTCGAAGGCGGTGGACCCGCCGGGGACGGCCAAGTTCCCCCAGGCCGTGGTGGCTTTCCCGGCGTTGGGCATCACCGCGCTGGGCTACCTGCTGGAGCGACGCCGGCTGGCTCGCGACTAG
- a CDS encoding (2Fe-2S)-binding protein, whose translation MTQPSTRETDVLAPSLRRLDLRRDVPEGWIRCSTALAWSFDEWRTRLAGWLAREYGEAPPRTVDAYLVAWYLHIPAQVGALLLHHERRVPSLRPEDLAFRVGAGQPYPDDLAVLADGFCCLPTDPASAAPGATVVRDERALAAVLRARYTAHAARFVQAYGPQSRFGRRTLWAAATDALENALWGAGRAGGTPEAEGAGVADAALVLDSRYPPLTSASTLHWVDGGWTRRRESCCFSYLLPAEPECDGCPRTCAR comes from the coding sequence TTGACCCAGCCGAGCACCCGCGAGACGGACGTCCTCGCGCCCTCCCTGCGACGGCTCGACCTGCGGCGGGACGTCCCCGAAGGCTGGATCCGCTGCTCGACGGCCCTGGCCTGGTCCTTCGACGAGTGGCGCACACGGCTGGCCGGTTGGCTGGCGCGCGAGTACGGCGAGGCGCCACCCAGGACCGTCGACGCGTACCTGGTCGCGTGGTACCTGCACATCCCGGCCCAGGTGGGCGCGCTGCTGCTGCACCACGAGCGGCGGGTGCCTTCACTCCGCCCCGAAGACCTGGCGTTCCGCGTCGGAGCGGGTCAGCCGTACCCGGACGACCTGGCGGTGCTCGCCGACGGGTTCTGCTGCCTGCCGACCGACCCGGCCTCGGCGGCGCCCGGAGCGACGGTGGTCCGCGACGAGCGAGCCCTGGCGGCGGTCCTCCGGGCCCGCTACACGGCCCACGCGGCCCGGTTCGTCCAGGCCTACGGGCCCCAAAGCCGCTTCGGCCGCCGCACCCTCTGGGCCGCGGCGACCGACGCGCTGGAGAACGCCCTGTGGGGAGCCGGCCGAGCGGGCGGCACCCCGGAGGCGGAGGGGGCGGGCGTCGCGGACGCGGCCCTGGTGCTCGACTCGCGGTACCCGCCGCTGACGTCGGCGTCGACGTTGCACTGGGTGGACGGAGGGTGGACGCGGCGGAGGGAGAGCTGCTGCTTCTCGTACTTGCTCCCGGCAGAGCCGGAGTGCGACGGCTGCCCGCGCACCTGTGCCCGGTAG
- a CDS encoding class I SAM-dependent methyltransferase, producing MSDPTHAQRASSFGSRAAAYAEHRPGYPREAIEWGLSGATGTPRRVLDLGAGTGKLTLGLAELGLDVTAVEPDPEMRAELARTVPGAASLEGRAERIPLPDAGVDAVFVGQAFHWFDVPAAMTEIARVLRPGGVLVPMWNYEDDSVPWVEQFTSLGRDGARKPARTDDLREMAHPEFAAFESDRFRHVQRRTAESLLETIGTYSMVIVSAPDESSAMLTRMREFLSANPATADGEFDLPLITWALRARRR from the coding sequence GTGAGTGACCCCACGCACGCCCAGCGTGCTTCTTCCTTCGGCAGCCGAGCGGCCGCGTACGCCGAGCACCGGCCCGGCTACCCGCGGGAAGCGATCGAATGGGGCCTTTCGGGCGCGACCGGAACGCCGCGCCGGGTGCTCGACCTGGGTGCCGGAACGGGCAAGCTCACCCTCGGCCTGGCCGAGCTCGGACTCGACGTCACGGCGGTCGAACCCGACCCGGAAATGCGCGCCGAACTGGCGCGGACCGTGCCCGGGGCGGCGTCTCTGGAGGGCCGGGCGGAACGGATCCCGTTGCCCGACGCCGGAGTCGACGCGGTTTTCGTCGGCCAGGCGTTCCATTGGTTCGACGTGCCGGCGGCGATGACGGAGATCGCGCGCGTGCTGCGCCCGGGCGGCGTGCTGGTGCCGATGTGGAACTACGAAGACGATTCGGTGCCGTGGGTCGAGCAGTTCACCTCACTCGGCCGCGATGGGGCCCGGAAGCCGGCCCGGACGGACGATTTGCGAGAGATGGCGCACCCGGAGTTCGCCGCGTTCGAAAGCGATCGGTTTCGCCATGTGCAACGGCGGACGGCGGAGAGCCTGCTGGAAACGATCGGGACGTATTCGATGGTGATCGTCTCGGCGCCGGACGAGTCGTCGGCGATGCTGACGCGGATGCGCGAGTTCCTGTCGGCGAATCCGGCGACGGCGGACGGCGAGTTCGACCTGCCCCTGATCACCTGGGCTCTCCGCGCGCGACGCCGGTGA
- a CDS encoding AraC family transcriptional regulator, which produces MGEHRIPRGIVAEATARTMFTLTRHPPAPELADLVEYHWVLRWDLRGKPPHEQRVLPNLAVHAAFFPGASGVYGPAHDVFSHRLEGRVQGLGVRFRPGCFRAFLGGPVSDITDRAVPLADVFGPTAIEAAESVRTATDDVQMVRAIDNLLIAKPTSLSTSARRAAEAVESIARDPGITRVAQLCADTGLTTRSVQRLFTEHVGCTPKWAIRIYRLNDAAQRIAAEGDPDYAGLAVRLGYSDQSHFIRDFHTVTGQPPAEYARTTRADREHAPDNDRT; this is translated from the coding sequence GTGGGCGAGCACCGGATCCCGCGCGGCATCGTGGCCGAGGCCACCGCGCGCACGATGTTCACGCTGACCAGGCATCCGCCCGCCCCCGAGCTGGCGGACCTCGTCGAATACCACTGGGTGCTGCGCTGGGACCTGCGCGGCAAACCACCCCACGAACAGCGCGTCCTGCCGAACCTCGCGGTGCACGCGGCGTTCTTCCCCGGTGCGTCCGGCGTGTACGGCCCGGCCCACGACGTCTTTTCCCACCGCCTCGAAGGCCGCGTCCAAGGCTTGGGTGTGCGTTTCCGGCCCGGGTGCTTCCGCGCGTTCCTCGGCGGCCCGGTGAGTGACATCACCGACCGCGCTGTCCCGCTCGCCGACGTTTTCGGTCCGACGGCGATCGAAGCCGCGGAATCGGTGCGGACCGCCACCGATGACGTGCAAATGGTCCGCGCGATCGACAACTTGCTGATCGCAAAACCCACCAGCCTGTCGACGTCCGCGCGACGCGCCGCCGAGGCCGTGGAATCAATCGCACGCGATCCGGGAATTACCCGGGTGGCGCAACTGTGCGCGGATACTGGACTAACCACCCGGTCCGTGCAGCGGTTGTTCACCGAACACGTCGGCTGCACACCCAAGTGGGCGATCCGGATATACCGCCTCAACGACGCGGCACAGCGGATCGCCGCGGAAGGGGATCCGGATTACGCCGGTCTGGCGGTTCGACTGGGCTATAGCGACCAGTCGCACTTCATCCGCGATTTTCACACCGTGACGGGTCAACCGCCGGCCGAGTACGCCCGCACGACCCGGGCGGACCGCGAACACGCACCGGACAACGATCGGACATGA
- the panD gene encoding aspartate 1-decarboxylase, translating to MYRTMLKSKIHRVTVTQADLHYVGSVTVDEDLMEAADLLPGEQVSIVDVTNGARLETYVIKGERGTGVLGINGAAAHLVHPGDLVILISYGQMDDAEAATYEPRVVFVDADNRIVHRHADPGYAPEGSGLLSGTVTLPPEEETAVFPVAETADARRLDALLHAES from the coding sequence ATGTACCGCACGATGCTCAAGTCGAAGATCCACCGCGTCACCGTGACCCAGGCCGACCTGCACTACGTCGGCTCGGTGACGGTCGACGAGGACCTGATGGAGGCCGCGGACCTGCTGCCGGGGGAACAGGTGTCCATTGTGGACGTCACCAACGGCGCGCGGCTGGAGACCTACGTCATCAAGGGTGAGCGCGGTACCGGCGTGCTCGGCATCAACGGCGCCGCGGCGCACCTGGTGCACCCGGGCGACCTGGTGATCCTCATTTCGTACGGCCAGATGGACGACGCCGAAGCCGCGACGTACGAGCCACGCGTGGTGTTCGTCGACGCGGACAACCGGATCGTCCACCGGCACGCCGATCCGGGCTACGCGCCCGAGGGCTCGGGGCTGCTGTCCGGCACGGTGACGCTGCCGCCGGAAGAGGAGACGGCGGTGTTCCCGGTCGCGGAGACGGCGGACGCCCGCCGCCTCGACGCGCTGCTGCACGCGGAAAGCTGA
- a CDS encoding type III pantothenate kinase — protein MLLTVDVGNTNIVLGLYSGTELVGDWRMRTDARMTADELALTVRGLLGPHADAVTGISALSTVPAVLRELRVMLSRYYDRVPKIVVEPGVRTGVALLVDNPKEVGADRLMNTLAAHHLHDSACVVVDFGTSTNVDAISARGEFLGGAFAPGIEISVDALALRAAALRKVELVPPRSVIGKNTVECLQSGILYGFAGQVDGLVRRIVRELSPNGTEPVAVLATGGLAPLVISESETITEHVPDLTLLGLRLVFERNIRS, from the coding sequence TTGCTGCTCACCGTCGACGTCGGCAACACGAACATCGTGTTGGGGCTGTACTCCGGCACCGAACTCGTCGGGGACTGGCGCATGCGCACGGACGCGCGCATGACGGCCGACGAGCTGGCGTTGACGGTGCGCGGCCTGCTGGGCCCGCACGCGGACGCGGTGACGGGCATCAGCGCGCTGTCGACGGTGCCGGCGGTGCTGCGCGAGCTGCGGGTGATGCTTTCGCGCTACTACGACCGGGTCCCGAAGATCGTGGTGGAGCCGGGCGTCCGCACGGGCGTGGCCCTGCTGGTGGACAACCCGAAGGAGGTGGGCGCGGACCGGCTGATGAACACGCTGGCCGCGCACCACCTCCACGATTCGGCGTGCGTGGTCGTCGACTTCGGGACGTCGACCAACGTGGACGCCATTTCCGCCCGGGGCGAGTTCCTGGGCGGGGCGTTCGCGCCGGGCATCGAGATTTCGGTGGACGCGCTGGCGTTGCGCGCGGCGGCGTTGCGGAAGGTCGAGCTGGTGCCGCCGCGGTCGGTGATCGGGAAGAACACCGTGGAGTGCCTGCAGTCGGGGATCCTGTACGGCTTCGCCGGCCAGGTCGACGGGCTGGTCCGGCGGATCGTCCGGGAGCTGTCGCCGAACGGCACGGAACCGGTGGCGGTCCTGGCGACCGGTGGCTTGGCGCCCCTGGTGATCAGCGAGTCGGAGACGATCACCGAGCACGTGCCGGACTTGACGCTGCTCGGCTTGCGGCTGGTGTTCGAGCGGAACATCCGGTCCTGA